The Ketogulonicigenium robustum nucleotide sequence GGGTCTCTCACCCTCTTTGTCGCTACTTATATCATCATTCTCACTAGTGATCTCTCCACCGGATGCCTCACAGCCCGGCTTCACAGAAAGCGCCTTGCCTCCAAAATCTTCTTTCGAAGACTGAAGAGGCATTGCGCTATGTCACACTACGCTCTGCTACCGCGTGCATAAATGCACACCCTAAGCTTCGGCTCATGGCTTGAGCCCCGTTACATCTTCGCCGCAGGACAACTTAATTAGACCAGTGAGCTGTTACGCTATCTTTAAAGGATGGCTGCTTCTAAGCCAACCTCCTGGTTGTTTTGGTCGTCCCACCTGCTTTCCCACTTAGCCATGAATTAGGGGCCTTAGCTGTAGGTCAGGGTTGTTTCCCTCTTCACGACGGACGTTAGCACCCGCCGTGTGTCTGCCAGATATTACTCCTCGGTATTCGGAGTTTGGTTAGGATCAGTAAGTCTGTGGGACCCCATTACCCATCCAGTGCTCTACCCCCGAGGGTATTCGTCTGACGCTCTACCTAAATAGATTTCGCAGAGAACCAGCTATCTCCAAGTTTGATTGGCCTTTCACCCCTAGCCACAACTCATCCCGACCTTTTTCAACAGGTGTGGGTTCGGACCTCCAGTTGGTGTTACCCAACCTTCATCCTGGTCATGGCTAGATCACTTGGTTTCGGGTCTGATCCCACAAACTCATTCGCCCTATTAAGACTCGCTTTCGCTGCGCCTACACCTAACGGCTTAAGCTTGCTTGTGAGACCAAGTCGATGACCCATTATACAAAAGGTACGCCGTCAGGACTCGAGGTCCCTCCGACTGCTTGTAGGCGTCCGGTTTCAGGTACTGTTTCACTCCCCTCGTCGGGGTGCTTTTCACCTTTCCCTCACGGTACTGGTTCGCTATCGGTCAGTAAGGAGTACTTAGCCTTCGAAGGTGGTCCTCCGATCTTCAGACAGGATTTCACGTGTCCCGCCCTACTTAATGCGTCAAATTGAGCTTCCTATACGGGGCTGTCACCCGCTGTGGCCGGCCTTTCCAGACCGTTCTAGTCACTCTCATTGCTCGGCTGATCCGCGTTCGCTCGCCACTACTAGCGGAGTATCTAATTGATTTCCTTTCCTCCGGGTACTTAGATGTTTCAGTTCCCCGGGTTTGCTTCTTTAACCCTATATATTCAGGCAAAAGATACCTGGTCATACGCCCTGATAGCCACCCCGAAGGGTAGTAACAGAACATATTCAGGTGGGTTGCCCCATTCGGAGATCTATGGATCAAAGCTCATTCTCAGCTCCCCATAGCTTATCGCAGAGTATCACGTCCTTCATCGCCTCTTACTGCCAAGGCATCCACCAAACGCCCTTTTCGCGCTTGATTTGATCCAGAAAAAGCTCAACCCGACCCTTTTGTGTGTTCGGGTTGACGGGATGGGGCGCATCGCTGCTGCCATATTCCATCCCTACGTTCTGATCAAAAGTCATACATAATTTGGTCGCCTCCCATGCTGGAGACGACGCGGTTAGTGTACTTGACTTGGAACAAAATGACCGGTGTTGCGCCTTGCGGCTGCAATCACATCATCCCTTACGCGGGATCAGTCATTCTGATGTTTCTCTCTCTATATACGATATCAAATCTGCGTCCGGTTGGACGAGAAAGAACAGCATCTGTTCTTTCTGATCAAACCGTCACTGACGGGCGATGCGCTTGGGGATGGTGGGTCGAGGAGGACTTGAACCTCCGACCTCACGCTTATCAGGCGTGCGCTCTAACCACCTGAGCTACCGACCCAATTGGTGGAGCCTATCGGGATCGAACCGATGACCCTCTGCTTGCAAAGCAGATGCTCTCCCAGCTGAGCTAAGGCCCCTGTAGTTCCCAATACCGCAGGCCTAAGGCCTGCTGCATCATTCTGAAGAGATATGAGGACGGTTAAATCCGACTATTTGTCCTTTTGATCGGACTGCTAAGTGTTCCACGAGTGCTGCAAGCAGCGCTACTAGGAACATCCTTAGAAAGGAGGTGATCCAGCCGCAGGTTCCCCTACGGCTACCTTGTTACGACTTCACCCCAGTCGCTGAGCCTACCGTGGTCGGCTGCTTCCATTGCTGGTTAGCGCACCGCCTTCGGGTAGACCCAACTCCCATGGTGTGACGGGCGGTGTGTACAAGGCCCGGGAACGTATTCACCGCGTCATGCTGTTACGCGATTACTAGCGATTCCGACTTCATGGGGTCGAGTTGCAGACCCCAATCCGAACTGAGATAGCTTTTTGGGATTAACCCATTGTCACTACCATTGTAGCACGTGTGTAGCCCAACCCGTAAGGGCCATGAGGACTTGACGTCATCCACACCTTCCTCCGGCTTATCACCGGCAGTTTCTTTAGAGTGCCCAACTGAATGCTGGCAACTAAAGACGTGGGTTGCGCTCGTTGCCGGACTTAACCGAACATCTCACGACACGAGCTGACGACAGCCATGCAGCACCTGTCCACAGGTCACCGAAGTGAAAGACCTATCTCTAGGCCGGTCCTGTAATGTCAAGGGTTGGTAAGGTTCTGCGCGTTGCTTCGAATTAAACCACATGCTCCACCGCTTGTGCGGGCCCCCGTCAATTCCTTTGAGTTTTAATCTTGCGACCGTACTCCCCAGGCGGAATGCTTAATCCGTTAGGTGTGTCACCAAGTTGCAAGCAACCTGACGACTGGCATTCATCGTTTACGGCGTGGACTACCAGGGTATCTAATCCTGTTTGCTCCCCACGCTTTCGCACCTCAGCGTCAGTATCGAGCCAGTGAGCCGCCTTCGCCACTGGTGTTCCTCCGAATATCTACGAATTTCACCTCTACACTCGGAATTCCACTCACCTCTCTCGACCTCAAGACTAGGAGTTTTAGAGGCAGTTCCAGGGTTGAGCCCTGGGATTTCACCCCTAACTTTCTAATCCGCCTACGCGCGCTTTACGCCCAGTAATTCCGAACAACGCTAACCCCCTCCGTATTACCGCGGCTGCTGGCACGGAGTTAGCCGGGGTTTCTTTACTGGGTACAGTCATTATCTTCCCCAGCGAAAGAGCTTTACGACCCTAAGGCCTTCTTCACTCACGCGGCATGGCTAGATCAGGCTTGCGCCCATTGTCTAAGATTCCCCACTGCTGCCTCCCGTAGGAGTCTGGGCCGTGTCTCAGTCCCAGTGTTGCTGATCATCCTCTCAAACCAGCTACTGATCGTAGACTTGGTAGGCCATTACCCCACCAACTATCTAATCAGACGCGGGCCGATCTCTCTCCGATAAATCTTTCCCCCAAAGGGCGTATACGGTATTACGCTCAGTTTCCCGAGGCTATTCCGTAGAGAGAGGTACGTTCCCACGTGTTACTAACCCGTCCGCCGCTAGACCCGAAGGTCCCGCTCGACTTGCATGTGTTAGGCCTGCCGCCAGCGTTCGTTCTGAGCCAGGATCAAACTCTCAAGTTGAAAGTGCCTAAACACTATCCTTGACGTTCGAACCTCTGCACATCGCATCTACCGGCTAGGTAGATGCACTTCTGTTTGTTGTGCTAAAGTTTCCAAAGAAACAAAAGCCCGACAAACAGTGAAGCTGACACCACATCATCGACCAAAGTCTAGTGGCGCGATATACAGACGTTGATCCATCGTTCAGATCCAACCGTCCACACATCTCTTCAGTGTCATCAATGTCAAATAACTAAAAGACAAAAATGAAAGCCGCTAAACTAAAGCCGCAGCAAACATATCCATCCAACCAAACAACCAACAAGTCAGAACCAACGCCCCAACCAGCTCGCCGCCGGTGAAGCGCTATCTAGAGACACCAAACAAAAGGCGCAAGAGGAAAAGTAAGATAAAAGGCAGTAAGAGGCTACAACCAGCACATGACGCAGCGGTACGCTAACAGATCAGGCGCAGATAGGCTCGTCAAGCAACGAAGTTGGCCGGAAAACGCAGGACCATGACCGGCAGCGTCCTATCGGCTAAGCAGGCATACAGTCGGTCTGCGATCACCCGCGCCCACGCATGGCCGTCGACCGCAAAGCCGGATGTGTTTGGTTGGGCCGTGACGGGGTATATTTTGGTCTGCGCGTTAGTATTGGCCAGTGCTGCGACCCAGGCTTCTTTCAAGAAGCCGCAAACGATATCGGGGCGAAAGCGTGCAGCTTTCGTCAGCAACGCGGCGATGGCCTCGTCATCGCGGTCAAAGTCTACAGCCAAAATCTCGATCTCGTGCAGCGCAACCCTGTTGGAAAAGTCATGAATGCGCGCGCAGCGGTCAGACACATGTTCAGACTGCGTCATGCCATCTACATAAAGAATGCGCGTCGGGCGCCCGCGCAACTGGTGAACCATCATCTCGAAGGCGGGCTGCACATCGATCGTATACGAATCCGTCCAATCCTGCCCGACGATCATATCCATCGCCGCAATCAGCGACGTTGCCCCCTTCAGCGCCACGCTGGTGGAAAATGGTGCGATGCCGAAAAGGATCACTGCGTCCAGACGGTCCCACAATTCCAACGGCATTTTGCGATTGGTAAAGCTGCCCAACACAAAAGCGTGTCCGTCGCTGACCACCGTATTTTCAAGCGCCGCAACAATGTGACTATAAAGCGGGTTGCTAAAAATACCGTTGGGAACGGTGTCGCGATTATAGAACCATCCGATCCGCAAATAGGTTTCGGCCCAAGGCAAGCGCACTAAAAACGAACCACGCCCAACCTGCCGATAAATAATGTCGTCAGCCTCCATATCGCGCAGGGTGCGCAAAACGGTAACCAACGAAAATCCCATCGCCGCGATTTCGTTCTGCGATTCAATTCGGTCCCCGACCTTCATTCCAGCACTACGCCAGCGCTTTAAAAGTAGATCTCGTAATTCCAGGTGACGTGGGACGCGTAATTTTGGCAAATTTTCCCTCGGGATAGCCTACCCCCGTAGGTTACACCGCGGGCGATTGGGGATGCAAGGCACCGCCGCATTTTATAAGGGCCGCAGCGTCCCCTGTCCCACGACCAGATACTTGAAGCTGGTCAACTGGGGCGCACCGACCGGCCCACGTGCGTGCAGCTTTCCGGTTGCGATCCCGATTTCGGCGCCCATACCGAATTCAGCCCCATCGGCAAATTGGGTCGAAGCATTGTGCATCAAAATCGCGGAATCCAACTGATTGAAAAACGCGGCGACTGCTGCGGGATCATCAGTTACGATACTTTCTGTGTGACCCGATCCGTACCGGCGAATATGGTCTATCGCGCCCTGCACGCCATCCACGGCACGGGCAGCAATGATCATATCCAAAAACTCGTGCCCGAAATCATCCGCGGTGGCGGCGATTGTGCCATCAACAGCCAGCGTTTCATCGGCGCGCACCTGAACACCAGCGGCCAACAAATCAGAAACAAGGCTTTTGCCGTGGCGATTAATGAAAGCGTGATCAATCAAAACACATTCCGCGGCGCCACAAACGCCGACGCGGCGGGTTTTGGCATTCAACAAAACCGCTCGCGCCATATCGGCGTCGGCGGCCGCGTCGATATAAACGTGGTTGATGCCCTCCAGATGCGCAAACACGGGCACGCGGGCTTCGGCCTGCACCAGCCCGACCAGCCCTTTGCCGCCGCGCGGAACGATTACGTCGATCCATTCAACCGCGCCCAGCATCGCGGCAACCGCGGCGCGGTCGCGCACAGGCACCATCTGAATTGCGTCTTGCGGCAGATCCGCCGCTGCCAGACCTGCCCGCAGACAGTCCAGAATCAGCGTGGCCGAATGCAAGCTTTCTGACCCGCCGCGCAAGATCACCGCATTACCCGATTTCAGGCAAAGCGCGCCTGCATCGGCAGTCACGTTCGGGCGGCTTTCGTAGATCACGCCAATGACCCCGATCGGCGTCCGTACGCGGCGAATATGCAGGCCCGACGGCACAGTCCACTCGGCAATCACTTCGCCCACGGGGTCGGGCTGGGCTGCGACGCTTTCCAACCCAGCCGCCATCGATTCGATGCGCGCGGGGGTCAGTTCCAAACGGTCGAGCATCGCGCCCGTCAGGCCCTTTTGCTGCGCAAAGGCCATGTCTTTGGCGTTGGCCGCCAAAATATCATCAATGCGCCGGCGTAGTTCGGCGGCCGCCGCATTCAGCGCGATGACCTTGGCCTCGGGTGGGACGGTGGCCAGTTCCCGCGCGGCAGAGCGGGCGCGTCGGCCCATATCTGCGATCAAAGCGGTAAAATCCTGGCCGATGTCCTGCATGTTCTGCCCCTATAAGACCATATCGTCGCGGTGAATAAAGGCCGCGCGCCCTTTGTACCCTAGAACCACCTCGATCTGGGCGCT carries:
- a CDS encoding glutamate-5-semialdehyde dehydrogenase gives rise to the protein MQDIGQDFTALIADMGRRARSAARELATVPPEAKVIALNAAAAELRRRIDDILAANAKDMAFAQQKGLTGAMLDRLELTPARIESMAAGLESVAAQPDPVGEVIAEWTVPSGLHIRRVRTPIGVIGVIYESRPNVTADAGALCLKSGNAVILRGGSESLHSATLILDCLRAGLAAADLPQDAIQMVPVRDRAAVAAMLGAVEWIDVIVPRGGKGLVGLVQAEARVPVFAHLEGINHVYIDAAADADMARAVLLNAKTRRVGVCGAAECVLIDHAFINRHGKSLVSDLLAAGVQVRADETLAVDGTIAATADDFGHEFLDMIIAARAVDGVQGAIDHIRRYGSGHTESIVTDDPAAVAAFFNQLDSAILMHNASTQFADGAEFGMGAEIGIATGKLHARGPVGAPQLTSFKYLVVGQGTLRPL